The nucleotide window CGATGGACTTGGCTTGTCAGCATGTTGCTGGCCAGCCATTTCTCATTGCTCTGAGAACGATAGGCACTATCAGCCCAGACATCGGAGGCAGTATTGTCCTTACACAAGACATATCTTAACTGACGCCCGTCCGCATCAGCGGCCGACGTCACCATGCTGCCCCTTATGAAGCCGAATTTGCGATCAATGCTGATATGGCTCTTGTAGCCAAATACTGGAAGGGCAATCTGAGGCAATGGTGTTCCGTCTGGCCGATAGCGCACTTTTCCGCCAATCTTCAGTGTCCAGCGAGCATTGGTATCCTTTTGCGCGGCCTTATTCGGCTGATCTGGCCAAATCTCTTTGGCAGACTTGCCTTCCTTGACCGCCTCCTTCTCGCCATCGGTATTGCGTTGCTTGGGAGCGGGAACCAAAGTGGCATCCACTATCTGTCCCGACATAGGGATGTAGCCCTTCTTGTGCAATTGCCAATCAAAGGCCTTCATGACGCGCTTCAGGGTACCGGTCTCCGTCATGCGATTGCGGAAATGACGGATGGTATTCTCGTCGGGAGTGGAGCCCCCCAATTCAAAGTTCAGAAACCGCATCCAGGACAGGCGATCACGGATCATGAATTCCATTTTGGCATCGGACAAATTGTGCTGAGCCTGCAGGATCAAAACCTTGAACATGGACACAGGGTCAAACGGAGGGCGACCGCCCTTGGACCCATCACCGTAGCCGAGACCTTCAACAAGCCAGACACGAAAATACTCAAAGTCAATCGTGGCATCGAGAACCTCAAGAGGATCACCATGCTTGCTCAGACGTTCAAGATGCTCGGGCAAACCGAAAAGATTGCTTGGATTCATGCCATATCCCCCATGACATCAGGGAATCACACACCCGTCAAAATTGCGAGAGGTTTTTGCGGGTCTCCAGCTTTGTGGTTCGGGGCAATGATCCTCCGAGATCTTCAGAATGTGGCGTCGTAAAAGTGCATGCTGTGTTTCCCGTAAATCGGGCCAAGTCACTGCTTTATATGCACCAATTTAGTCTCATATCGAGGGTCGCGGATTGTTGGTAGAATGGTTGTGTGA belongs to uncultured Cohaesibacter sp. and includes:
- a CDS encoding IS5 family transposase, which produces MNPSNLFGLPEHLERLSKHGDPLEVLDATIDFEYFRVWLVEGLGYGDGSKGGRPPFDPVSMFKVLILQAQHNLSDAKMEFMIRDRLSWMRFLNFELGGSTPDENTIRHFRNRMTETGTLKRVMKAFDWQLHKKGYIPMSGQIVDATLVPAPKQRNTDGEKEAVKEGKSAKEIWPDQPNKAAQKDTNARWTLKIGGKVRYRPDGTPLPQIALPVFGYKSHISIDRKFGFIRGSMVTSAADADGRQLRYVLCKDNTASDVWADSAYRSQSNEKWLASNMLTSQVHRRKPAGKPMPMATSRANAKKSSIRARVEHVFAHQKNRYGLFIRTIGIARAETKLTLANLAYNFDRLIFHERRSAMA